A window of Cryptomeria japonica chromosome 3, Sugi_1.0, whole genome shotgun sequence contains these coding sequences:
- the LOC131038764 gene encoding F-box/kelch-repeat protein At1g80440, with protein sequence MGSLFPCLPDEIGWECLLRVELNSHHNLRCVCKSWNAALKNPHFYRERKRLKISERRICMLQLIDGVCNRVVVYDLEKNSCKNLPPIPTEINGVVHSHFLKQKLVLIVDFVADFGCVWLYDFVCSEWRQGAKMPRCQKGAEFACATDEHGGLIYVGGGYHHQEGNHIYCLGSASVYNVEEDKWDVLPDMNTWGSIGAFADGKFYVMGYDKFEVFDSYTRSWKNMENRFDSTLFVSGFGRLHCLSDRELIEYDYSQDKLNIVGTIPIEDWGQLVNLCLVVSNKILVGKWHPIQGQYFYMLEPPSESAGTVKVIRIDRPSGLQGFAISAATLDL encoded by the coding sequence ATGGGGTCTCTGTTTCCTTGTCTTCCAGATGAAATTGGATGGGAATGCCTGCTGAGGGTGGAATTGAACTCTCATCATAACCTCAGGTGTGTCTGCAAAAGCTGGAATGCCGCATTGAAAAACCCCCACTTTTATCGAGAAAGAAAAAGATTGAAGATTTCTGAGCGACGGATTTGTATGCTCCAGCTCATAGATGGCGTTTGCAACAGAGTAGTGGTATATGACCTGGAGAAGAACTCCTGCAAAAATCTACCGCCCATTCCCACAGAAATTAACGGCGTCGTTCACAGTCATTTCTTGAAACAAAAACTGGTTTTGATCGTGGATTTTGTTGCCGACTTTGGTTGTGTGTGGTTGTACGATTTTGTTTGTTCAGAATGGCGACAGGGTGCCAAAATGCCAAGATGCCAAAAGGGTGCAGAATTTGCCTGCGCAACAGATGAGCACGGGGGACTCATTTATGTTGGTGGAGGGTATCATCATCAAGAGGGCAATCATATATATTGCCTCGGAAGCGCTTCAGTTTACAATGTGGAGGAGGACAAATGGGATGTTCTCCCCGACATGAACACCTGGGGCTCTATAGGTGCTTTTGCTGACGGCAAGTTTTATGTAATGGGATATGACAAGTTTGAGGTTTTTGATTCCTACACGAGAAGCTGGAAAAATATGGAGAATAGATTCGACAGTACGCTTTTCGTAAGTGGTTTTGGGCGCTTGCATTGCCTTTCTGATAGGGAATTGATTGAATATGACTATAGCCAAGATAAGTTGAACATTGTAGGAACTATTCCAATAGAGGATTGGGGCCAACTTGTTAACTTATGTCTAGTGGTTAGCAATAAAATCCTTGTGGGAAAATGGCATCCCATCCAAGGTCAATATTTTTATATGCTCGAGCCTCCAAGTGAGTCCGCAGGAACAGTCAAGGTGATTCGCATTGACAGACCATCGGGCCTCCAGGGTTTCGCTATAAGTGCTGCTACTCTCGATCTTTGA